Proteins from a single region of Punica granatum isolate Tunisia-2019 chromosome 8, ASM765513v2, whole genome shotgun sequence:
- the LOC116189338 gene encoding pentatricopeptide repeat-containing protein At3g12770 — MQMVCRHVRPLAATADIAAETFSSTLRFLILNYSGLPLLHQDSRFDFDNHNDGLSSPPGHSYSNPDSFYASLIDNATHIRQLHQVHARLLALGLHQSGFLITKLVTASSNAREIRYARKVFDEFPDPTVFLWNAIIRGYSRQGMFRDVLEMYCRMQQARVRPDCFTFPHILKASSELSAVEMSRRIHGQIFRHGFEADVFVQNGLIALYMKCGKIEQARVVFDGLGDRTIVSWTSIISGCAQNGQPMEALRIFTQMRRSNVLPDWIALVSIVRAYADVEDLEQGRSVHGLVIKMGLEKEPDLLISLTAFYAKCGLVTVARAFFDQMETPNLILWNAMISGYAKNGHAEEAVDLFRSMISQKIRTDYITVTSAISACAHVGSLELAKWMGNYISKTEFKGDIVVNTALIDMYAKCGSVSLAREVFDQTDNGDVVMWSAMIVGYGLHGKALEAIELYNVMKKARVAPNDVTFIGLLTACNHSGLLKEGWELFHHMQDYGIKPRHQHFACVVDLLGRAGQLDQAYNFILKMPIEPGVSIWGALLSACKIYRNISLGEYAAEKLFLLDPHNTGHYVQLSNLYASARLWDQVRRVRILMRERGLTKDLGYSLIEINGKLQAFRVGDKSHPRSKEIFEELERLERRLKEAGFVPHIDSVLHDLNYEEKEEMLCNHSERLAIAYGLISTPPHTTLRITKNLRACVNCHAATKFISKIEGREIVVRDANRFHHFKDGICSCGDYW; from the coding sequence ATGCAGATGGTTTGCCGCCATGTCCGACCCTTAGCTGCAACCGCCGACATTGCAGCTGAAACTTTCTCATCTACGTTGAGATTTCTCATCCTTAATTATTCGGGCTTGCCCCTCCTCCATCAAGACAGCCGCTTTGATTTTGACAATCATAATGATGGGCTTAGTAGCCCTCCCGGGCATTCATACTCAAATCCTGATTCATTCTATGCATCTCTTATCGACAACGCAACCCACATTAGACAGTTGCATCAAGTCCATGCGAGGTTGTTAGCGTTGGGGCTGCATCAAAGCGGGTTCTTGATCACGAAACTAGTGACTGCCAGTTCGAATGCCCGCGAGATCCGGTATGCGCGCAAGGTGTTCGACGAATTTCCCGACCCTACTGTGTTTCTGTGGAATGCCATAATTCGGGGTTATTCGAGGCAGGGAATGTTCAGGGATGTCCTCGAGATGTACTGCAGAATGCAACAGGCCAGAGTCAGGCCCGATTGCTTTACTTTTCCCCATATCCTCAAGGCCTCGAGCGAGTTGTCCGCAGTTGAAATGAGCAGGAGGATACACGGGCAGATTTTCAGGCACGGGTTTGAGGCCGATGTTTTTGTGCAGAATGGACTTATTGCGCTTTACATGAAATGTGGCAAGATCGAACAGGCTAGGGTAGTCTTTGATGGATTGGGTGATCGGACGATTGTTTCATGGACATCGATCATTTCTGGGTGTGCTCAGAATGGGCAGCCTATGGAGGCTTTGAGGATTTTCACCCAAATGAGGAGGAGTAACGTGCTTCCTGATTGGATTGCCCTTGTTAGCATTGTAAGGGCCTATGCTGATGTAGAGGACTTGGAACAGGGCAGATCTGTCCATGGTCTTGTGATCAAAATGGGCCTTGAGAAGGAACCTGACTTGCTCATATCCCTCACTGCATTTTATGCAAAATGTGGATTAGTGACTGTCGCAAGAGCGTTTTTCGACCAGATGGAGACTCCGAATTTGATTTTGTGGAATGCGATGATCTCAGGTTATGCGAAGAATGGCCATGCAGAGGAAGCTGTAGATCTGTTCCGAAGTATGATCTCACAGAAGATTAGAACGGATTATATAACTGTGACTTCCGCTATCTCAGCCTGTGCCCATGTGGGCTCTCTCGAGCTAGCCAAGTGGATGGGCAACTATATCAGTAAGACAGAATTTAAGGGAGACATCGTTGTGAACACGGCCCTCATTGATATGTACGCAAAGTGCGGAAGTGTGAGTTTGGCCCGTGAAGTTTTCGATCAGACGGACAATGGGGATGTTGTAATGTGGAGCGCAATGATCGTGGGGTATGGGTTGCATGGTAAGGCCTTGGAAGCTATTGAGCTCTACAATGTGATGAAAAAAGCTAGGGTGGCTCCAAATGATGTAACCTTCATTGGGCTTCTCACTGCCTGCAATCACTCGGGCCTCTTGAAAGAAGGATGGGAGCTTTTCCACCACATGCAGGACTATGGGATCAAGCCTCGCCACCAGCACTTTGCTTGTGTGGTCGATCTCCTAGGCCGCGCCGGCCAATTGGATCAAGCATACAACTTCATCCTGAAAATGCCAATCGAACCGGGAGTTTCCATATGGGGAGCACTTTTAAGCGCGTGCAAGATCTATCGCAACATCTCACTGGGAGAATATGCTGCTGAGAAGCTTTTCTTGCTTGACCCACATAATACTGGCCATTACGTTCAGCTTTCAAACCTCTACGCTTCGGCCCGCTTGTGGGACCAAGTCAGAAGAGTACGGATCTTAATGAGGGAGAGGGGACTGACTAAGGACTTGGGATATAGTTTAATAGAGATCAATGGTAAGCTCCAGGCGTTCCGCGTTGGAGACAAATCCCACCCTCGATCAAAGGAGATCTttgaggagcttgagaggttGGAACGGAGATTAAAGGAGGCAGGATTTGTTCCGCATATCGACTCTGTGCTTCATGATTTGAATTAcgaggagaaggaggagatGCTTTGCAATCACAGCGAGAGGCTAGCAATTGCTTATGGGTTGATCAGTACTCCTCCTCATACCACACTCCGAATAACTAAGAATCTCCGAGCATGTGTGAACTGCCATGCAGCAACCAAATTTATATCGAAGATCGAGGGGAGGGAGATCGTTGTCAGGGATGCAAATAGATTTCATCATTTTAAAGACGGGATTTGTTCTTGTGGAGATTATTGGTGA
- the LOC116186989 gene encoding plant intracellular Ras-group-related LRR protein 6-like has translation MMYEQQHAVSAAAAVPGTQQAPTRLHHHQQYVMGSSNNKNYKAAGVEGSGSGSRRAGDPGERLEIVDLSGLSLDTLPSPSLNLGIICKLDLSNNNLQNIPESLTARLLNVMILDVHSNQLKALPNSIGCLSKLRVLNVAGNLIEYLPKTIENCKSLEELNANFNKLSKLPDTIGFELTNLKKLSVNSNKLMFLPRSLSHLTALKVLDVRLNCLRSLPEDLENLINLETLNVSQNFQYLESLPYSIGLLISVVELDVSYNKITSLPDSMGCMKKLQKLSVEGNPLVSPPMEIVELGLHAVKEYLSEKMNSGHQSASKKKSWIGKLVKYGTFNGSNNLNIGHREEREGFIMSDYRSIDGLASPRYTGMFSPRRLFSPRSYFSR, from the exons ATGATGTACGAGCAGCAACATGCGGTGTCAGCCGCGGCGGCTGTGCCAGGGACCCAGCAGGCACCGACGAGGTTGCACCACCACCAACAGTACGTGATGGGGAGCAGCAACAACAAGAACTATAAGGCAGCTggggtggaggggtcgggctCGGGATCGAGGAGGGCGGGAGACCCGGGGGAGAGGCTGGAGATTGTGGATCTCAGCGGGCTCTCGCTCGACACCCTCCCCAGCCCTTCCCTCAACCTCGGCATCATCTGCAAACTCGATCTCTCCAACAACAACCTTCAG AATATACCAGAGTCATTAACGGCAAGATTGCTGAATGTGATGATACTCGATGTTCACTCGAATCAGCTGAAAGCCCTTCCGAATTCGATTGGTTGTCTCTCCAAGCTTAGGGTTCTCAACGTTGCCGGCAACCTTATTGAATATCTGCCTAAGACCATTGAGAACTGCAA aTCCTTAGAAGAATTGAATGCCAACTTCAACAAGCTGAGCAAGCTACCCGACACGATCGGGTTTGAACTGACCAACTTGAAGAAGCTATCGGTAAATTCCAACAAGCTAATGTTCCTGCCCCGGTCGTTGTCCCACCTGACTGCACTGAAGGTCCTCGACGTGCGCCTGAACTGCCTGCGTTCCCTGCCGGAAGACCTCGAGAACCTTATCAACCTGGAGACCCTAAACGTGAGCCAGAATTTCCAGTACCTGGAGTCGCTTCCCTACTCAATCGGCCTTCTCATCTCAGTCGTTGAGCTTGACGTGAGCTACAACAAGATCACATCCCTGCCCGACTCGATGGGGTGCATGAAAAAGCTCCAGAAGCTCAGTGTCGAGGGCAATCCGCTCGTGTCTCCGCCCATGGAGATAGTGGAGCTGGGCCTCCATGCAGTGAAGGAGTACCTCAGCGAGAAGATGAACTCAGGCCACCAGAGCGCATCCAAGAAGAAGTCCTGGATCGGGAAGCTCGTGAAGTACGGGACCTTCAACGGGTCGAACAACCTCAACATTGGGCACCGTGAGGAGAGAGAAGGGTTTATCATGTCCGACTACCGGTCCATCGATGGGCTCGCATCGCCGAGGTACACTGGCATGTTTTCACCACGCCGTCTCTTCTCGCCCCGTTCTTACTTCTCAAGATGA
- the LOC116189327 gene encoding suppressor protein SRP40: protein MPKTLPSISSSINPSLIALTPRQVLLAKPTMTATKPSSLSEEDRMLLHLSIAQYFQKNGFPKTLKKFRSEAQLEEDGWKGSKLDLEETCLKFLDKGKITFTHSDGLDQDGKKAKQSGEDSKNLVADQSGAAVEQNTKEKETKKSSDALTKGSIRERRQPGTDDSTSELQQADVEKKRKDKKKKDRKSVPESVSQEETQQTETVPEATAGKSEDLTTSKGKSEASSEVEKKSKDKKKKKSKSTSDGVADDVDENQDARKSKSATMDSKKAGSEGETISSEVNKDNKPQKRKRSESDENDSQLKDKEDLEQSKRRKKETKKESKASEEKSDVKASPNKEVDLLKSQKTPSKHLDSKENGNLDKTAEKSTTAKNTNKQCNGSAEAKSTTVKAFQRVKVDEVEFADNRLKDNSYWAKDGAEVGYGAKAQEVLGQVRGRDFRHEKTKKKRGSYRGGQIDLQSHSVKFNYDDE from the exons ATGCCCAAAACCCTACCTTCCATCTCGAGCTCTATAAACCCTAGCCTGATCGCGTTGACGCCGCGCCAAGTTCTTCTCGCTAAACCTACAATGACGGCCACCAAGCCCTCTTCCCTGAGCGAGGAAGACAGGATGCTTCTTCATCTGTCCATAGCTCAGTACTTCCAGAAGAACGGCTTCCCGAAGACGCTCAAGAAGTTCCGCTCTGAAGCTCAGCTCGAG GAAGATGGTTGGAAGGGATCCAAATTGGATTTGGAAGAGACGTGCCTAAAATTCTTGGATAAGGG GAAAATTACTTTCACCCATTCCGATGGTCTGGATCAAG ATGGCAAGAAAGCGAAGCAGAGTGGAGAGGACAGCAAGAATCTGGTAGCTGATCAGTCTGGGGCTGCGGTGGAGCAAAATACTAAAGAAAAGGAGACCAAAAAGAGTTCTGATGCTCTTACAAAAGGAAGCATAAGAGAGAGAAGACAGCCCGGTACTGATGATAGTACCAGTGAATTGCAGCAGGCTGATGTTGAGAAGAAGCGAAAggacaagaagaaaaaggatcGTAAATCTGTTCCTGAATCTGTGTCGCAGGAAGAAACCCAACAAACAGAAACAGTGCCTGAAGCTACTGCAGGAAAATCTGAAGACTTAACAACTTCCAAAGGAAAGAGTGAGGCTTCTTCTGAGGTGGAGAAGAAGTCTAAggataagaagaaaaagaaatccaaGTCCACTTCCGATGGTGTTGCCGATGATGTTGATGAGAACCAAGATGCTAGGAAATCAAAATCTGCAACGATGGACTCTAAGAAAGCTGGTTCTGAGGGGGAGACCATATCTTCTGAGGTTAACAAGGACAATAAACCACAGAAAAGGAAGAGATCAGAGTCTGATGAAAATGATTCTCAACTCAAAGATAAAGAAGATCTTGAGCAATCCAAACGCAGAAAGAAAGAGACTAAGAAGGAGAGTAAGGCAAGTGAGGAAAAGTCTGACGTGAAAGCATCTCCAAACAAGGAAGTTGATTTACTCAAGTCTCAGAAGACACCTTCCAAGCATCTCGATAGCAAGGAAAATGGGAATCTAGACAAAACTGCTGAGAAGTCCACAACAGCGAAGAACACGAATAAGCAGTGTAATGGGTCTGCTGAGGCTAAG TCAACAACAGTGAAGGCATTCCAAAGGGTCAAGGTCGACGAGGTGGAATTTGCAGATAATAGACTGAAAGACAATTCCTACTGGGCAAAG GATGGAGCAGAAGTTGGATATGGTGCTAAAGCGCAAGAGGTTCTTGGTCAAGTCAGAGGAAG GGATTTTAGGCAcgagaagacgaagaagaagcgCGGGAGTTACAGAGGAGGACAGATTGATCTGCAGTCGCACTCGGTGAAGTTCAACTATGATGACGAATGA